The proteins below come from a single Epinephelus moara isolate mb chromosome 19, YSFRI_EMoa_1.0, whole genome shotgun sequence genomic window:
- the six3a gene encoding homeobox protein SIX3a — protein sequence MVFRSPLELYPSHFFLPNFADRPVLLANSAPTTRSPEDLSMFQLPTLNFSPEQVASVCETLEETGDIERLGRFLWSLPVAPGACEAINKHESILRARAVVAFHTGNFRDLYHILENHKFTKDSHGKLQAMWLEAHYQEAEKLRGRPLGPVDKYRVRKKFPLPRTIWDGEQKTHCFKERTRSLLREWYLQDPYPNPSKKRELAQATGLTPTQVGNWFKNRRQRDRAAAAKNRLQHQAIGPSGMRSLSEAGLTPHSSAESPSTAASPTTSVSSMTERVDTGTSILSVTSSDSECDV from the exons ATGGTTTTCAGATCCCCTTTAGAGCTTTATCCCTCCCATTTCTTCCTGCCAAACTTCGCTGATCGCCCTGTGCTCCTGGCGAACAGCGCTCCCACCACCAGGTCTCCAGAAGACTTGTCCATGTTTCAGCTACCGACCCTCAACTTCTCCCCGGAGCAGGTGGCGAGCGTCTGCGAGACGCTGGAGGAGACCGGGGACATCGAGCGGCTGGGCCGCTTCCTCTGGTCCCTGCCTGTGGCTCCGGGAGCATGCGAGGCGATCAACAAGCACGAGTCCATCCTGCGCGCCCGGGCGGTGGTGGCGTTCCACACGGGGAATTTCAGAGACCTCTACCACATCCTGGAGAACCACAAGTTCACCAAGGACTCACACGGCAAACTACAGGCCATGTGGCTGGAAGCACACTACCAGGAGGCCGAGAAGCTCCGCGGTCGTCCCCTCGGACCGGTCGATAAGTACCGGGTACGGAAGAAGTTTCCGCTGCCTCGGACCATCTGGGACGGCGAGCAGAAGACGCACTGTTTCAAAGAGCGGACACGGAGCCTGCTGAGGGAGTGGTACCTTCAGGACCCATATCCAAACCCCAGCAAGAAAAGGGAACTGGCTCAAGCCACTGGACTCACTCCTACACAGGTCGGAAACTGGTTTAAAAATCGGAGGCAACGAGACAGAGCCGCGGCGGCCAAAAACAG GCTCCAGCACCAAGCAATAGGACCGAGCGGTATGAGGTCCCTGTCAGAGGCCGGCCTCACCCCTCACAGCTCGGCGGAGTCGCCTTCGACCGCGGCCAGTCCGACCACCAGCGTTTCCAGTATGACAGAGAGAGTTGATACTGGGACGTCCATCCTGTCCGTCACATCCAGCGACTCGGAGTGCGATGTATGA